The Triticum aestivum cultivar Chinese Spring chromosome 4B, IWGSC CS RefSeq v2.1, whole genome shotgun sequence sequence GTACGGCGACGTCATCGACTCCAAGGTACCGTCCCCTCCCCGATCCGCCCGATAGATCTGTAGATTCGAGATGGATCTGTGGTGTTGCGCTTGTGGAACCCTAGATCTGACGGTTTTGTTGGTGCAGATCATCACTGACAGGGAGACGGGCCGATCCCGCGGGTTCGGGTTCGTCACCTTCGCGTCGGACGAGGCGATGCGCCAGGCGATCGAGGCCATGAACGGCCAGGACCTGGACGGCCGCAACATCACCGTCAACGAGGCGCAGTCCCGTCGctccggcggaggaggcggcggcggcttcggcggcggcggtggcggctacggGGGCCAGCGccgtgagggcggcggcggcggcggctacggcggcggcggcggcggctacggaggtggccgcagcggcggcggcggcggctacggcagCCGTGACGGCGGCGGctacggaggcggcggcggcggcggctacggcggcagccgcggcggctccggcggcggcaacTGGAGGGAGTGAATGGTGGGGCCCCTAGCTGGCCAGTTATCCTAGTTACCGATCCCTTTTTTTACCTGTCTACCAAAGTGTTATCGCTCGCTCCCGAGTACCCTAGATCTCGCTCCATCGCGTAGGTTCCGAGATGTTCTGGCTACCGTTAGATGTGACGCCGCTACCGTTCCGTGTTACTTGTTACCGTCCCTGTTCCGTTCGCTATGAATGAAATGAAAAATCAGAGCAAAAGTTTGTTCGCATGTTATGCTTCCTTGGAAGtttgttccttttttctttttgtgCCGTGAAGTTGGCGCTCGATGATAATTTTGCTGCGCCCACTGGATGATATTTTGGCGCCGATTGGCTGGATTGGATTAATCCTTACAAATCTAAGAAgtgcatttttttcaaaaattggTGCAGATGGTCATGCGTTCAGGCCGTGCCCTGACAATGATTGAATTTAGAGAAAAAAGGCATGATGTCAAGGAATTGCTCAAATAAAGTTAACAGAATCATGTTCCATGATGAATTAAAACTCTTAGCAATTAGATGATATAACTCAAATTTTAAACGTAGCAGATTGGGGACTCGCAAAATACTGTTACCACATTATGGATCAAATAATTTCTTAAAAATATGCAACACAAAAGGTAAATCAATTTGCAAGTTTCGCACCAAAAATTATTGTACACGCATACACCGGGGGTGAAAGTACAATATATTCAATGGATAGAAGTAGTAAGAAGTTGCATAGTTGAGCAGTTTCTGATGCAGCTGTGGATTCATTCCGATATATGCAAATATCTGTTGGGTGTGCCGAACCGAAGAGATAAACAATCAGCTTAATAGTCAAAGAACCTATCtgcaagtatatatatatatgagacaAAAGGAATTATATATATAGTTACAGAACACTAAAAAAATAATGCGCACACACACTTAATTGAAGGATCAGCTTAATAGTATATGCCAATTGCTGGGGAGGTGGGCATCGCTCAGCGATGGTAGATTTCGACGCTCATGTATGCTCGTTTAAGCCGCGGGGCCGGTGGCGGCGCGATGACAAACACATGTGGTGCGGGGCACGGAGTTGATGGAGCCGCCGCGACCAGAGGAAGAGCCAGGCTCATGGTCGTGCTTCCCCTTACTGATCCAATGCCAGCCCATGGCGCCGACGGGGAGGTAGGTGAGAGGGATGtgtcggcggctagggtttgcgagCTCGTGTCGGGGCTCGAGGGGGCAACCCGGCTCGAAAGTGGAAGCCGCGGACTGGCCGGTCCATGGCTTCCACATTAAGAAGGACGACAACCGGGGCTGTTGGGTGGCAAACGAACGGACCCGCCGCGCGTGCGCACTTAATTTGGGCGTTGGAGGTAGGTGAACGGCCGCCACACGTCACGCGGGCGGACTGGAAGCGAGCGAGCGCGTGTTCGTTCGCCGTTCGTGCTGCAAATAGGGCGCGCCGGCCGCGAAACGTACAACATCTGCGGATGCGGCTGCGTGTTGGACCATGGGTTGTGTCCGTTTGGCCCAAAACGGACGCTCGCGGACCAGACAGGGTCTGCGTTGAAGTTGGCCTCGGGTTTTCCACTCCACTGCTCTCGTGCAGCAGCAGGCGGGGCACGTGTGTGGTTGAGAAACCCGGGCATGGACAGCCCAGCCCGGCGACCCGGCCCGAGAAACCTGGGCCTGGATTACAAAGAAAGAAAACAGTTTCGGGCAGGGCTCGGGCTTTGAATTCCAGCCCGAAATTAGCCCGGCCCGGCCCACCTATACGTGAAAATGGAGAGGATTAGAGGAGGTAGGCCGACATCCAGCAGCCCACCACGGTCTACCAGCCTCCCCCGAGGCCCAGAGCCCCATCGCCACATCGCTAACCTAGCCGCCATCGACGGCGCCCACACTGGTCGGCGGTGGCTCACCCTGGACGGCGGCGGGGCCCTTTATAGGGACTGGATCGACCTTCACCGCCCCGTACTTTTGTTCTGGACGCCTCAGCTCCGTCGGTCTCCAGTGATCTCGGCCGCATCTCGTCGTCTCCATCGACGCCGGAACAACACCAGGGCCTCTTCTCCACCATCCAGCTCGGTAAGCTCGTGCTAGTGCTGCCCGTGATCCGTGTCAAGTGTATGAAATAGCTGCCGGCAAGTGTTGATGACATGTTGTGATGCTATATTCTGAATTCCTGATATGTTCGTAAATGCTATATTGTGAAATGTGTATGCCATGATCTGTTCATAAATgcatttgtttatcttcgtgaATTTGTGATAGAGTATGATGCCAATGCCATATTGTGCTAGACTGATTTGTAAACCTAACGTAGCCATGGCCGCCGGCGGCGACCACCCGGACGCCAACAAGCGGaagcgcgaggcggcggggaggtCCAAGGCGCCGTCCAAGGGGGCCACCAAGCGGAGCAAGACCTACGGCGCCCCCGCCGCCAAGGCCGAGCCGCAGCCCGTCACCGCCAAGGACAAGCGGGTCGCCGCCAAGGTATCCCATTGGTGCTCCTTTCCTGTTGTGAGCTAGTTTGGGGCCCGGGTGTTGGTTTAGTACTTTAGTTAGTTCATGGGCTGCTTGAGCTTGAGCTGAAACCGGAATGCTGTTGGCTGTTGTGGCAGGAAATGTCCGAGtcgaggaagatgaagaggaagccCAATTACAACCTTGAGAAGGTAATTTTTTGCTTGCTTTCCCTGCCACGCCTGCTCCGATTATGGATGCGCAACTCGGCTCCTGGGTGTGGGTTTCATCATGTACCTTTTCAGTAGCAACCCTTGCATGCTCAACCTTCAGAATGCACTTGCTGCGTATATAGTACCAGTTAGTAAATCGACGTATGATGCTTGTAGCCTAAACCAAAACAACAGACCTCTGACTATTTACATGATTAAATCAATCTTCTGGATTTTTAGTTCCGGACTTGAATTCTGGTGGTACCGTCGTACCGTTACTTAATTTTGACAGCGAAGCAAAAACTGGCTTTCATCCCAGTAATGGACAGTACCAGTGCCTTCTTGAACCGTCAACTCTGTTTATGATGATTCAGTAACATACTTTGTGTCGACTCTAATTTGGTGTGCTCCCGCGCCCAATATTGACAGGAACTGGCAGTACTATGGGAAAAGATGAGATGTGATGTGAGCAAGGAGAATAGATCGAAGTAAGTGTCACTATTAAAGTCTTGTGAGTTGCAACTTGTGTTCAACTTCTTATGCCGATGAGTTTGTCATCTCTGCGGCAGGCTAGTAACCAAGGCTCTCCGTAAAATGGATGGCAAATATTTCGAAATTGCTGGATCCCATGTAACCGCACGTGTTCTTCAAGTAAGTGGACAGCATCCATTCTTTATGACCGCGTTGCTTATGGTGTTTTGGTGCTTATTCTGATAGCCGCCATTCCTTTTTCAGACATGTGTCAAGTGGTGCTCACAGCCAGAGAGGGATGCTGTTTTTGTTGCCCTGCAGCCACATCTGCTCCATCTTTCTCACAAGAAATATGCTGTTTTCCTTGTGAAGAAGCTCATAAAAACTCGGTAAATTTCTCTACGATTCGCCAGAAACTTGTATGGGTTCATATGTGAGAATGTTGCTCGTTTGTTTGATAACCCGTAGCTTCACTAATATACCTCTTGTTTGTGACTGCAGCCACTAAAAAACAGCTTGCTTTGTTCATCTCTTCCCTTCATGGTCATGTCGCTTCTCTACTTCGTCACACAGTAGGAGCTGCAGGTATGTGCTGCTATGTGTTGCTGTCATAAGGGGTAGGAACTCGTCGTGTATAGGAGCAGCAGGAGTTAATGGTTGAATGCCATTGTATGCATGCGTTTCTATTTGCTATACAAGTAAAGGGTTACATGGTAATCTCACATTGAGATACACTCTTTCTTGCAGTTCTTGATTGCGCCTTTCATCAGGCGACACCGCCTCAGAAAAGAAGCTTGTTGTTGGAATTGTACTCCACCGAGCTTCAGCTGTTCAAGGACCTGACTGAACAAAAATCATGCAGGTTGGCACGCTATAATGTCTTGTCATACATCTGCTTTGAAGTTTCCCCTTAACTTCTTTTACTTGTCTGTTGAAAACTTAAACTTTGGCGGAGGGAAATATTATTGTAGTCATCCACTTATCCTGCCATAGGTGGCTGCAGTTATTTGTTTAGTTCAATATATACTAAAATTCACCTTCCTTTTTCAGTTTGTTAGAAACAATTTCCAAGCTTGGACTGCACAAATCATCTGTCCTGCAGTACATGGCTACTGTTATCCAGCCAGTTTTGGAAAAAGGCATTGTTGAGTATGCCATAGTACACGTAGTCATATTGGAGTACTTAACAATTGCGGATAAGGTAAATGTATTTTATTGACGCGATTGGCCTATCTTTACAACAAAGCTCTCCTTTTTTGGTGAAATGTTTCTTCAGCTTATCGCACTATCTAGTATATGCATGTGTTCTGTATAAGGATGCAAGCGGGCATCCCGCATAAGCCCGCCAAAACAGGAATTTAGTTCAAACTGAACTAAAGCTGAACCGGAAAGATTATAACTAAGTTGATTTACTTTGACTACGAAGCGGGGTGGATCGGGCGCCGCCTTGCATCCCTAGTTCTGTAGACATCAGCCTTGGACGTGATTCGTCAGTTAATCCCCCATCTTACTCAAGGGTCATCTGTCGTAGATGGAGATGAACTATCAGGTGTCGCTGAAGTACCAACAAAATCAAAAGCTAAGAAGAAGAGATCTTCAGAACCATTTCTCATTCGGATCATGCAGACGAGGGAAGGATTAAAATTAGGTCTTGCTTGCCTCAAGCATGGCAGTCGAAGGTACAttgtcttttttctttctttccgtTTTCTTATTTGTATCTCGAAGGACAGATTTCAGAGCGATCACTTGGTATAACTTTGCCCACTCAGCTGCTTTATCCAAAGTTTATTTATTAACTTATGTAGATTTCAGAGACACTAAATAGTCACGCAAATTGAACCATGCATTTGTTAGTGCTGCAGGCTGCATATTCAGTAGTATTTCTTTTCATTCTTGTTTATTTCCAGTGTGCTTTTGCCATTTAACATGGTAATGCATTTCAGGATAGGAAGAAAATTATCAAAAGCTTGAAGGGGCAGGTTATGAAGCTTGCTCTCAGTTATTATGGATGCCTTGTAAGTGATGTCTATATATGTAATATATTTTAGTGTTTAAATATGATGCTACTGTGTGAATTTATGCTTTAACTTTTAAAACATTCTCCCCAATATACAGTAATTTCATATGGTTTTATTCTTCCAAGTGATTAATCATCAACTAAACTATCATGTCTTTTTTTCTCCAGTTTCTTGCTTGTCTTCTCTCCATTGTTGATGACACAAAACTTGTTACTAAGGTTAGCCGGCACCCATCGTTTGCTTGAAGCAAGTGTTATGCTGCCATTACAATTGACAAGCAATCTGAAGAGACAATGCTTATAGCTCACTTTTAATATTTGTAGGTTGTAATTGAAGAGCTGACAAAGCAGTTAAAGGAACTCATATTTGACAAGGTAAAAGGAATAATGAGCTTCTGatatgcttgtttttatttgttagTTATAAGCACATGAGACTATTTATGATGGATCTCCTTGCTGGAACAGAACGGGAGACGCCCATTGCTGCAGCTACTTCACCCACTTTGCTCACGTTATCTGACTCCGACTGATTTGATTTGTCTGAAGTACCGTGTGCCTTCCCTTATTTCAAAGGCAAGTGACCTACTCCATTAACTGTTAAGTACTTTGAAGAGAGACAGGCCCCCAGAATTTTGCTTTTTTTTTGTTTCAGGATGAGGCATCAGAGAGTGCTATTAACGTTAACTTGGATAGTAAGCTGGATGATGTAGCTGAGAAGAACATAGGGGTTCAGAAGACACACTGGTTGCATCTGATAGCAAGAAGGACCCATTTAAACGGCGGCAAGAACTGTTGGTGAAAAGCGAGCTTTTTGAGGTGATACTCATAACATGTATTTAACCTTTTAGTTATTTATTCATCGGCATTTCTTTTGGAGCATGTAGTTTCACCGTTCACTAGATCTAAATTTATTTTCAGTAGTGTATATACTGATTTAAGGGCGACCATTTGTTAAAGAACACCGAGTCGCAACATTACTACGCTCCCATAGTCACGTACCCCATAACCTCAGCAATAATATAGATGTTCGTTTTTCTGTGCAGGTTCTCATCGAGACTTGCATTGAAAATGTTGGAGAGTTACTTCGAACAAACTTTGGCAAAGATATATTATATGAGGTAAATCTCCTTGGTCCATGCTCAGGTTTCTACATGTACCTTTATAGCCAGTATCTTGGGATAATATTCATTCATctatgatattattattcattCATCTATAGCCAGGAACTACTTGTGATAAATATGCTTTTACTTGCATGCATGACCTTCTCAAGAGACGAGCATTGTTCCTGATTATTATTCGACAATGTGGAAATATTCTTATGAGTTGATGGAGCCTTTTCTCTGGGATGTGTTGGTCCTTGTGCCCGTGTGTAGTATTACTGCTATTCAGTCTTCCTTAATGATGAGTCAACCTCCTGTAAAAGAAAACGGCACTCCAGTCTACACAAACCTACCTTAACTACTGTTTTCTTGGTCTTAACTCTTGATACAAACGATTAATTGACTATCGAAGAGCTTCATGATTGCGCCTGCTGAGATTTTGCATTCCAAATTTTCCATGGTTGCTGTAGGTGGAAAAAATAATGTCTTGGAGGGGGTCACCGACAGGATTCACGCGCTCCACAATGCTATAGTTTGTGACGCAGCACGCCCGAGGATAGAAGATGTTGAGCTGAGCACGCCTTTGATAACTACCACTCGAGCCGCATAATCAGAAAGATGATACTTGATTGCCCTGCGTTTGCCGCTACCCTATGGAAAAAGGCCCTCAAAGGGAAGTGCAAGCCATTTGCGGACGGATTCAGGTACCTCAGAATGACTCGTCGTCGATATATCAAGCTGTTTAATCTGTTCATCAAATTTGTGGACCATGCAAATGCGATGAATAAAATTTCAACTATTCGTTGCAATTTACGCACTGCATTGCACTGCTGAGTTCGTATTTTTGAAGAAAGAAAAAACACGAAATCATGCGCTGGTACTCTGTTGAACTTGTTGGCCGCCGCTGCAGCTCCAAGGTGGTGGCTGCCTATATGGAATCTCCGGATTCCAAGGTGGAGGATCTTGCGAAATCCGAGGCGCAGCCGCTCATCAAGAGGCGGCGTCCGTGCTTGCATGTTGGATGAAAGAGTGTAATACATACATCCGCTGTCATCCTAGGTGAGGTGTATGCTGAATTTTGTCAGTGGATACCAGTGTACTCGAAATACGGTCATTAAGGGGTTTAGGTTTATAAACATGACTGTCACTGCGGAGGTTATATCTGTGTGATGTGGCATAAGTTTGACCGCTAATTAACCATCACATCTAAGCAACGGATGATCCCGGTATTGATGGAACATGCATTCCATGGTGGTGCTGCGCTGCAATTAGCTTGCCTTTTCTCTCTCTAAATCTTCAATCCCGTTTATCACCCGACCTACTACGAGgggaaagagagaagagagaggtaTGGAGGAAGAAGAATAGCATGTACATCAACATGAGCCCAATACAAGTATATGGAAAtttccaaaaataaataaaataagttACGTGAGGCGATGTCAGCTCATGCGTCATCTATCGGCGCGGTAAGGCTACATTTTAATCCGGTGAGTTGCCGCCTCATGACATGTGCATTTGATTCCACTCACATTATGAGAAGTGCATACATTCAGGAGGAACTCATATCCCCCCGTGCTAATGTTTGGAACTCATACTAAAACTGGCCTTCTACTTCATCGTGTATTTTAAATATTTTTCTGCATAAATTACAATTTTTTTCGCTGATTATTGAGAAGTTGTTCACCATGATTTAAGAAATGTTCGCCCGTATTAAAAAACTTCATCATGTATTAGAAATTGTTCATCTTGTACTTAAAAATTGTCCGCATTGTAATTCAAAATGTTTTTATATTCTATTAAAGGTTTTTCATGTATTTTCTAAAATATTCATATAACTAAAACATATTTTcatatttaaaaatgttcaataatTTTAGAAGTGTCGTCCC is a genomic window containing:
- the LOC100037561 gene encoding glycine-rich RNA-binding protein blt801, producing the protein MADVEYRCFVGGLAWATDDQSLQNAFSKYGDVIDSKIITDRETGRSRGFGFVTFASDEAMRQAIEAMNGQDLDGRNITVNEAQSRRSGGGGGGGFGGGGGGYGGQRREGGGGGGYGGGGGGYGGGRSGGGGGYGSRDGGGYGGGGGGGYGGSRGGSGGGNWRE